In Burkholderia contaminans, the following proteins share a genomic window:
- a CDS encoding AsmA family protein, whose amino-acid sequence MTLARAIGKSAAWIVGIVAVLIAAAGVFLFIFDWNRAKPWVNEQVMAALGRPFAINGDLKVGWRRPDGETGWRAWVPWPSFTATQLEIGNPDWAKMPKFVTLDAAHFDLAILPLLAHEIVIPSIDVVNPAVDLERLADGRNTWTFQFKQSSQPSPWKVRLDSFGFAKGTVTYRDAITKADLTVAIDTLGQPIPLGDVLKEQEQTSRAASAQRVGKHGAAQLSAKANAEAASSASAAQAASAAPATGVSAGSAVAPASSSSSTASASAAAVASGASSVAAPAKPSGPTYAFGLKVDGRYKNVPISGTGKLGGVLAIQDASRPFPLQADVKAGDTRLAIVGTLTDPMHLAAIDLRLWLQGTSMSHLYQLTGITLPDTPPYATEGRLIGNFKRKASTFRYENFNGRVGGSDLGGTLAYEQREPRPKLSGELVSNLLQFSDLAPVIGADTAASKAKRGDTTKQPPGRVLPVETFRTDRWRALDADVKFTGRKLVKSSDLPITNLYTHIVMTDGVLSLEPLQFGVAGGTLATTAHLDGSGAPLKGRFTVAARHLKLKQLFPAQKVMQSALGEINGDASLSATGNSPAALAATSTGEVKALVTDGRISRLLMEAAGLNVANVVYEKLFGNNDVKINCAAVDFVATNGILDPKVFALDTDDALINVDGPISLRDETLNLKIHPHTKGFRIFSLRSPLYAKGTFKNPDVGVDAGALALRAGAMVGLGLINPFAALIPLIAPSNNRDVPCSELFGQMNAKAAQRAAAKAGK is encoded by the coding sequence ATGACGCTAGCCCGAGCCATCGGCAAATCGGCTGCATGGATCGTCGGTATCGTCGCGGTGCTCATCGCGGCGGCCGGCGTCTTTCTCTTTATCTTCGACTGGAACCGCGCGAAGCCGTGGGTCAACGAGCAGGTCATGGCCGCACTCGGCCGCCCGTTCGCGATCAACGGCGACCTGAAGGTCGGCTGGCGCCGCCCCGACGGCGAAACCGGCTGGCGCGCATGGGTGCCCTGGCCGAGCTTCACGGCTACGCAGCTCGAGATCGGCAACCCCGACTGGGCGAAGATGCCCAAGTTCGTCACGCTCGATGCCGCGCACTTCGATCTCGCGATCCTGCCGCTGCTCGCGCATGAAATCGTGATCCCGTCGATCGACGTCGTGAATCCGGCCGTCGACCTCGAGCGGCTTGCCGACGGCCGCAACACGTGGACCTTCCAGTTCAAGCAATCGTCGCAGCCGTCGCCGTGGAAGGTGCGGCTCGACAGCTTCGGCTTCGCGAAGGGCACCGTCACGTACCGCGACGCGATCACGAAGGCCGACCTGACCGTCGCGATCGATACGCTCGGGCAGCCGATTCCGCTCGGCGACGTGCTGAAGGAGCAGGAGCAGACATCGCGCGCGGCATCGGCGCAGCGTGTCGGCAAGCATGGCGCCGCGCAGTTGAGCGCGAAGGCCAACGCAGAGGCCGCGTCGAGTGCTTCCGCCGCGCAGGCTGCGAGTGCGGCGCCAGCCACGGGTGTTTCGGCCGGGTCTGCCGTGGCGCCGGCTTCGTCTTCCTCGTCCACCGCTTCGGCATCGGCTGCTGCTGTCGCGTCCGGCGCAAGCAGCGTCGCGGCGCCCGCGAAGCCGTCCGGCCCGACCTACGCGTTCGGGCTGAAGGTCGACGGCCGCTACAAGAACGTGCCGATCAGCGGCACCGGCAAGCTGGGCGGCGTGCTCGCGATCCAGGACGCGTCGCGGCCGTTCCCGTTGCAGGCCGACGTGAAGGCGGGCGACACGCGGCTTGCGATCGTCGGTACGCTGACCGATCCGATGCATCTCGCGGCCATCGACCTGCGACTGTGGCTGCAGGGCACGTCGATGTCGCACCTTTACCAGCTGACCGGCATCACGCTGCCCGATACGCCGCCTTACGCGACCGAAGGCCGGCTGATCGGCAACTTCAAGCGCAAGGCCAGCACCTTCCGTTACGAGAACTTCAACGGCCGCGTCGGCGGCAGCGATCTCGGCGGCACGCTCGCCTACGAGCAGCGCGAGCCGCGGCCGAAGCTGTCGGGCGAGCTCGTGTCGAACCTGCTGCAGTTCTCCGATCTCGCTCCGGTGATCGGCGCGGATACCGCCGCGAGCAAGGCCAAGCGCGGCGACACGACGAAACAGCCGCCGGGCCGCGTGCTGCCGGTCGAGACGTTCCGCACGGACCGCTGGCGTGCGCTCGACGCGGACGTCAAGTTCACGGGGCGCAAGCTGGTCAAGAGTTCGGACCTGCCGATCACCAACCTGTACACGCACATCGTGATGACGGACGGCGTGCTGTCGCTCGAGCCGCTGCAGTTCGGCGTCGCGGGCGGCACGCTGGCCACGACCGCGCATCTCGACGGCAGCGGCGCGCCGCTCAAGGGGCGCTTCACGGTGGCTGCGCGGCACCTGAAGCTCAAGCAGTTGTTCCCGGCGCAGAAGGTCATGCAGTCGGCGCTCGGCGAGATCAACGGCGATGCGTCGCTGTCGGCGACCGGCAACTCGCCGGCTGCGCTGGCCGCCACGTCGACCGGTGAGGTGAAGGCGCTCGTGACGGATGGCCGCATCAGCCGCCTGCTGATGGAAGCGGCGGGGCTGAACGTCGCGAACGTCGTCTACGAGAAGCTGTTCGGCAACAACGACGTGAAGATCAACTGCGCGGCGGTCGACTTCGTCGCGACCAACGGCATTCTCGACCCGAAGGTATTCGCGCTCGATACGGACGACGCGCTGATCAACGTCGACGGCCCGATCAGCCTGCGCGACGAAACGCTGAACCTGAAGATCCATCCGCACACGAAGGGTTTCCGGATCTTCTCGCTGCGCTCGCCGCTGTACGCGAAGGGCACGTTCAAGAACCCGGACGTCGGCGTCGATGCGGGCGCGCTTGCGCTGCGCGCCGGCGCGATGGTCGGCCTCGGGCTGATCAACCCGTTCGCGGCCCTGATTCCGCTGATCGCGCCGAGCAACAACCGCGACGTGCCGTGCTCGGAGCTGTTCGGTCAGATGAACGCGAAGGCGGCGCAGCGGGCGGCGGCGAAGGCCGGCAAGTGA
- a CDS encoding ABC transporter ATP-binding protein — translation MTAPTGLIDAERITRRDASSGKTLLAPTDFSLAAGSRIAITGPSGSGKSVLLRALALLDPLDGGHILWRGKRIRRNAIPRYRRSVAYVRQRPAQMDGTVEAQLRYPYSLAIYRDVAFDRSRAEALAAQAGRGPDFLDKRASDLSGGEAQITALLRVLQLDPDVLLLDEPTSALDPESARAIEALVGAWFDAAPDARAYMWISHDPAQAARIGTMRLVMQAGVMHAANPTEATQ, via the coding sequence ATGACAGCCCCCACCGGCCTCATCGATGCAGAGCGCATCACGCGGCGCGACGCCAGCAGCGGCAAGACCCTGCTCGCGCCGACCGATTTCAGCCTCGCAGCGGGATCGCGAATTGCTATCACCGGGCCGTCCGGGTCGGGCAAGAGCGTGCTGCTGCGCGCACTCGCGCTGCTCGATCCGCTCGACGGCGGCCACATCCTGTGGCGCGGCAAACGGATCCGGCGCAATGCGATCCCGCGTTACCGGCGCAGCGTCGCCTACGTGCGCCAGCGCCCCGCCCAGATGGACGGCACCGTCGAAGCGCAGTTGCGCTATCCGTACTCGCTCGCGATCTACCGCGACGTTGCGTTCGACCGCTCGCGCGCCGAAGCGCTCGCCGCGCAGGCCGGCCGCGGCCCCGATTTTCTCGACAAGCGCGCGAGCGATCTGTCCGGCGGCGAAGCGCAGATCACCGCGCTGCTGCGCGTGCTGCAGCTCGATCCCGACGTGCTGCTGCTCGACGAGCCGACCTCCGCGCTCGACCCCGAATCGGCGCGCGCGATCGAGGCGCTCGTCGGCGCGTGGTTCGACGCGGCGCCCGACGCCCGCGCGTACATGTGGATCTCGCACGATCCGGCCCAGGCCGCGCGGATCGGCACGATGCGGCTCGTGATGCAGGCCGGCGTGATGCACGCGGCCAACCCGACGGAGGCCACGCAATGA
- a CDS encoding ABC transporter permease has translation MSPALQDLSLVDVGIAAALVAVNGAISMALSLGLGRKLALAAVRTVVQLLAIGYVLGWVFGHPHWYIVLPLTALMTLIAGFAGAGRGKRTYRGQRIDSIASIWFSSWFVAAVGLFVVIRIHPWYAPQYAIPILGMILGNTLTGVSLGVERMMEELTARRDRVETALALGATRWEAAQDAARQAVRAGMLPTLNQMAVVGVVSLPGMMTGQVLAGQSPLQAVRYQIVIMFLIAAASALGTVGAVLMTYRRLFSADHRFLAARLEERAH, from the coding sequence ATGAGCCCCGCACTGCAGGACCTGAGCCTCGTCGACGTCGGCATCGCCGCCGCGCTCGTCGCGGTCAACGGCGCGATCTCGATGGCCCTGTCGCTCGGCCTCGGCCGCAAGCTCGCGCTCGCGGCCGTGCGCACCGTCGTGCAGTTGCTCGCGATCGGCTACGTGCTCGGCTGGGTGTTCGGTCATCCTCACTGGTACATCGTGCTGCCGCTCACCGCGCTGATGACGCTGATCGCCGGGTTCGCCGGCGCGGGGCGCGGCAAGCGCACGTATCGCGGCCAGCGCATCGACAGCATCGCGTCGATCTGGTTCAGCAGCTGGTTCGTCGCGGCGGTCGGCCTGTTCGTCGTGATCCGCATCCACCCCTGGTATGCGCCGCAATACGCGATTCCGATCCTCGGGATGATTCTCGGCAATACGCTCACGGGCGTGTCGCTCGGTGTCGAACGGATGATGGAAGAACTCACGGCGCGCCGCGACCGCGTCGAAACCGCGCTGGCGCTCGGCGCGACGCGCTGGGAAGCCGCGCAGGACGCTGCACGCCAGGCCGTGCGCGCCGGCATGCTGCCGACGCTGAACCAGATGGCCGTCGTCGGCGTCGTGAGCCTGCCGGGAATGATGACGGGCCAGGTGCTGGCGGGCCAGTCGCCGCTGCAGGCCGTGCGCTACCAGATCGTGATCATGTTCCTGATCGCCGCGGCCTCCGCGCTCGGCACGGTCGGCGCGGTGCTGATGACCTATCGCCGGCTGTTCTCGGCCGATCACCGCTTCCTCGCCGCGCGGCTCGAAGAACGCGCGCACTGA
- a CDS encoding PliI family lysozyme inhibitor of I-type lysozyme translates to MKYRMRALLCALAFVAAHAHAADDCGFVKKVELPSRQQVAVVSSGALEPCSTGSYAVRVYSTAHAAPGFDTDDYVTGTLHARDGTVTDAFTADLGARAPQALVVTTRSAGSGGYVGAQAYVTTPRAVRLVASVDGLAPDADIPAALRQALGKRRSAR, encoded by the coding sequence ATGAAATACCGAATGCGCGCGCTGTTGTGTGCCCTTGCGTTCGTCGCCGCGCACGCGCACGCGGCCGACGATTGCGGTTTCGTGAAGAAAGTCGAGCTGCCGTCGCGGCAGCAGGTGGCGGTCGTGTCGAGCGGCGCGCTCGAACCGTGCTCGACCGGCAGCTACGCGGTGCGCGTGTATTCGACCGCGCATGCCGCCCCCGGCTTCGATACCGACGATTACGTGACGGGCACGCTGCATGCGCGTGACGGTACGGTCACCGATGCATTCACGGCCGACCTCGGTGCACGTGCGCCGCAGGCGCTCGTCGTGACGACGCGCTCGGCCGGCAGCGGCGGCTATGTCGGCGCGCAGGCCTATGTGACGACGCCGCGTGCGGTAAGGCTCGTCGCGTCGGTCGACGGGCTCGCGCCGGACGCGGACATCCCGGCTGCGTTGCGGCAGGCGCTCGGCAAGCGCCGCAGCGCGCGCTGA
- a CDS encoding DUF6013 family protein, with protein sequence MSQRSLSVAASWSVVFVAACVSASVFAAPPVKGSLKGGGTGQLEYTVKVDSKTFGNTQETRKIRSGETDDFNWKSVPPSGAVAMPDGCPNADSLPRDENGAMVRQTQVRLAPSIDAKGIANVQLSFQAAAPKGTRNVTAGGKSLQCPDVVSVSQVKWVSIPTNGGSKSVTMSDGTKVTVSIKR encoded by the coding sequence ATGAGCCAACGCAGCTTGTCAGTCGCCGCATCGTGGTCGGTCGTGTTCGTGGCGGCGTGCGTCAGCGCGAGCGTATTCGCGGCGCCGCCGGTCAAGGGCAGCCTGAAGGGCGGCGGGACCGGACAGCTCGAATACACCGTCAAGGTCGACTCGAAGACCTTCGGCAATACGCAGGAGACCCGCAAGATCCGCTCGGGCGAGACGGACGACTTCAACTGGAAGTCGGTGCCGCCGAGCGGGGCGGTCGCGATGCCGGACGGTTGCCCGAATGCCGACAGCCTGCCGCGCGACGAGAACGGCGCGATGGTGCGCCAGACCCAGGTGCGGCTCGCGCCGTCGATCGACGCGAAGGGGATCGCCAACGTGCAGTTGAGCTTCCAGGCGGCCGCGCCGAAGGGCACGCGCAACGTGACGGCCGGGGGCAAGTCGCTGCAGTGCCCGGACGTCGTGTCGGTGAGCCAGGTGAAGTGGGTGTCGATCCCGACCAACGGCGGGTCGAAATCCGTCACGATGAGCGACGGCACGAAGGTGACGGTGTCGATCAAGCGTTGA
- a CDS encoding zinc-binding alcohol dehydrogenase family protein, whose protein sequence is MKAVGLTRYLPIDDPQALLDVELPQPVPGPRDLLVKVEAISVNPVDFKVRAPKPQVEDTPRVLGWDAAGTVVAVGADVTLFRPGDEVFYAGSITRPGANSEFHTVDERIAALKPRTLDFAASAALPLTALTAWEALFDRLRVSPQGADAGKSVLIIGGAGGVGSIAIQLAKTLGKLHVIATASRPASAEWVRSLGADAVVDHFGDLPAQLREAGHPDVDYVLIFNDTDRHFPAAAEVIRPQGGICTIVENDKPVPVELLKAKSAAFHWEFMFTRAMFETPDMIEQHRILGEVARLVDGGTLRTTVGEQLGTINAANVRRAHQLLEAGRSIGKLVLSGF, encoded by the coding sequence ATGAAAGCCGTTGGACTGACCCGTTATCTGCCGATCGACGACCCGCAAGCCCTGCTCGACGTGGAGCTGCCGCAGCCCGTGCCGGGCCCGCGCGACCTGCTCGTGAAGGTCGAGGCGATTTCCGTGAACCCGGTGGACTTCAAGGTGCGCGCGCCGAAGCCGCAGGTCGAGGACACGCCGCGCGTGCTCGGCTGGGACGCAGCCGGCACGGTGGTCGCGGTCGGCGCCGACGTCACGCTGTTCCGGCCGGGCGACGAAGTGTTCTACGCGGGCAGCATCACGCGGCCGGGCGCGAACAGCGAATTCCATACGGTCGACGAGCGGATCGCCGCGCTGAAGCCGCGCACGCTCGATTTCGCCGCATCCGCCGCACTGCCGCTCACCGCGCTGACCGCATGGGAAGCGCTGTTCGACCGGCTGCGTGTCTCGCCGCAGGGCGCGGACGCCGGCAAGTCGGTGCTGATCATCGGCGGCGCGGGTGGCGTGGGCTCGATCGCGATCCAGCTCGCGAAGACGCTCGGCAAGCTGCACGTGATCGCGACCGCATCTCGGCCGGCGTCGGCCGAGTGGGTGCGCTCGCTGGGCGCGGACGCGGTGGTCGACCATTTCGGCGACCTGCCTGCGCAGCTGCGCGAGGCCGGGCATCCGGACGTCGACTACGTGCTGATTTTCAACGATACGGATCGTCACTTTCCTGCCGCTGCGGAGGTAATCCGGCCGCAGGGCGGCATTTGCACGATCGTCGAGAACGACAAGCCGGTGCCGGTCGAATTGCTGAAGGCGAAGAGTGCCGCGTTTCACTGGGAATTCATGTTCACGCGCGCGATGTTCGAGACGCCGGACATGATCGAACAGCACCGCATCCTCGGCGAAGTCGCGCGGCTCGTCGACGGCGGCACGCTGCGCACCACGGTCGGCGAGCAGCTCGGCACGATCAACGCCGCGAACGTGCGGCGCGCGCACCAGTTGCTCGAGGCCGGGCGCTCGATCGGCAAGCTCGTGCTGAGCGGCTTCTGA
- a CDS encoding LysR family transcriptional regulator, translating into MTSDPIPAPDKPLDLLDVALFVRAALLANVTAAGREFGVSAAVASARIAQLERQLGARLLHRTTRRISLTQDGEVFMAHADTLLSAADAARASVGHGRTEPYGRLKVSMSSSFGRQHVAPVIPAFLRRYPSVSLDLRLSDEIVDLVDDGYDVAIRLGALKDSTLVARKLAANRRVLCCSPAYLAEHGTPRHPADLAHHECVILGDQRDWSFATPQGPLTVRVGGRLVASNGEAIREALVDGFGIAIKSTWDVGPLLASGALVTVLDDYPFAEDIAIWAVYPSRAHVPLKTLAFIAFLAAHFGDPPYWDRADGQ; encoded by the coding sequence ATGACGTCCGACCCGATTCCGGCCCCCGACAAGCCGCTCGACCTGCTCGACGTCGCGCTGTTCGTGCGCGCGGCGCTGCTCGCGAACGTCACCGCGGCCGGCCGTGAATTCGGCGTGTCGGCCGCGGTCGCGAGCGCGCGCATCGCGCAGCTCGAACGCCAGCTCGGCGCGCGGCTGCTGCACCGCACCACGCGCCGCATCAGCCTCACGCAGGACGGCGAAGTCTTCATGGCGCACGCCGACACGCTGCTGTCGGCCGCCGATGCCGCGCGCGCGTCGGTCGGCCACGGCCGCACCGAGCCGTACGGGCGGCTGAAGGTGTCGATGTCGTCGTCGTTCGGCCGCCAGCATGTCGCACCGGTGATTCCCGCGTTCCTGCGCCGCTATCCGTCCGTGTCGCTCGACCTGCGGCTGTCGGACGAGATCGTCGACCTCGTCGACGACGGCTACGATGTCGCGATCCGCCTCGGCGCGCTGAAGGATTCGACGCTCGTCGCGCGCAAGCTCGCCGCGAACCGCCGCGTGCTGTGCTGCTCGCCCGCGTATCTCGCCGAACACGGCACGCCGCGCCATCCGGCCGACCTCGCGCACCACGAATGCGTGATCCTCGGCGACCAGCGCGACTGGTCGTTCGCCACGCCGCAAGGCCCGCTCACCGTGCGGGTGGGCGGCCGGCTCGTCGCGAGCAACGGCGAGGCGATCCGCGAAGCGCTCGTCGACGGCTTCGGGATCGCGATCAAGTCGACCTGGGACGTCGGCCCGCTGCTCGCGAGCGGCGCGCTTGTCACGGTGCTCGACGACTATCCGTTCGCGGAAGACATCGCGATCTGGGCCGTCTACCCGAGCCGCGCGCACGTGCCGCTGAAGACGCTCGCCTTCATCGCGTTCCTGGCCGCGCATTTCGGCGATCCGCCGTATTGGGATCGCGCGGACGGGCAATGA
- the serB gene encoding phosphoserine phosphatase SerB — protein sequence MTHNLVIQSLAPLSDAHHTPLLALSRGTRIVQTDDHALRIDNANPAQRLDIDAYCGTHALDFAFVEAGLSLGDFGLAVMDMDSTLITIECIDEIADFCGLKTQVAEITEASMRGEIRDFNESLTRRVALLAGLDAHALERVYEERLQLSPGAEKMLAGVKAAGMKTLLVSGGFTFFTERLKARLGLDYAHANTLEIVDGKLTGKVLGEIVNADVKARLLRETCASLGLEPSRAIAMGDGSNDLKMMAEAGLSVAYHAKPVVRDAATVAFDHVGLDGLLRLF from the coding sequence ATGACCCACAACCTCGTCATCCAGAGCCTTGCGCCGCTGTCGGACGCCCATCACACCCCGCTGCTCGCGCTGTCGCGCGGCACCCGCATCGTGCAGACCGACGATCATGCGCTGCGGATCGACAACGCGAACCCGGCGCAACGCCTCGACATCGATGCTTACTGCGGCACGCACGCGCTCGACTTCGCGTTCGTCGAGGCCGGCCTCTCGCTCGGCGATTTCGGGCTCGCCGTGATGGACATGGATTCGACGCTGATCACGATCGAATGCATCGACGAAATCGCCGATTTCTGCGGGCTGAAAACGCAGGTCGCCGAGATCACCGAAGCGTCGATGCGCGGCGAGATCCGCGACTTCAACGAAAGCCTCACGCGCCGGGTCGCCCTGCTGGCGGGACTCGACGCGCATGCGCTGGAACGCGTGTACGAGGAGCGGCTGCAACTGTCGCCGGGTGCCGAGAAGATGCTCGCCGGCGTAAAGGCCGCCGGCATGAAGACGCTGCTCGTATCGGGCGGCTTCACGTTCTTCACCGAACGGCTGAAGGCCCGCCTCGGCCTCGACTACGCGCATGCGAACACGCTCGAGATCGTCGACGGCAAGCTGACCGGCAAGGTGCTCGGCGAGATCGTCAACGCCGACGTGAAGGCGCGCCTGCTGCGCGAGACGTGCGCGTCGCTCGGCCTCGAGCCGAGCCGTGCGATCGCGATGGGAGACGGGTCGAACGACCTGAAGATGATGGCCGAAGCCGGGCTGTCGGTCGCATACCACGCGAAGCCCGTCGTGCGCGATGCGGCGACGGTCGCGTTCGATCACGTCGGCCTCGACGGGCTGCTGCGGCTGTTCTGA
- a CDS encoding cystathionine beta-lyase encodes MTASTPKRALQTRIVQPDDVIPEGFRSFVPPVARASTVVFPDLATMRALVWHNDNQWRYGLHATPTSLALAQRLAEIEGGSHALLQPSGLAAIMNVYFGIVKAGDDVLIPHNVYGPNADFGNWLAKDFGITARFYDPLIGAGIADLIQPNTRLIWIEAPGSVTMEVPDVQAITAAAKARGIVTAIDNTFSAGLAFKPFEHGVDISVQALTKYQSGGSDVLMGATITANAELHAKLKLARMRCGVGVSVDDCSLVLRSLPSMQVRFDAHSKSALALAQWLKARPEIAAVLHPQIADCPGHASFMRDFTGAGGLFSVVFDERYSAEQVDRFVESLELFAIGWSWGGACSLAMPYDVASMRPDWAHRGTLVRFYVGLEDEADLRADIERAMQAALG; translated from the coding sequence CCCGATCTCGCGACGATGCGTGCGCTCGTCTGGCACAACGACAACCAATGGCGCTACGGGCTGCACGCCACGCCGACGTCGCTCGCGCTCGCGCAGCGGCTCGCCGAGATCGAGGGCGGCTCGCATGCGCTGCTGCAGCCGTCGGGTCTCGCGGCGATCATGAACGTCTACTTCGGGATCGTGAAAGCCGGCGACGACGTGCTGATTCCGCACAACGTGTATGGGCCGAACGCCGATTTCGGCAACTGGCTCGCGAAGGATTTCGGCATCACCGCGCGCTTCTACGATCCGCTGATCGGCGCCGGCATCGCCGACCTGATCCAGCCGAACACGCGGCTGATCTGGATCGAGGCGCCCGGCTCGGTGACGATGGAAGTGCCGGACGTGCAGGCGATCACGGCGGCCGCGAAGGCGCGCGGCATCGTTACCGCGATCGACAACACCTTTTCGGCCGGGCTCGCGTTCAAGCCGTTCGAACACGGCGTCGACATCTCGGTGCAGGCGCTGACCAAATACCAGTCGGGCGGCAGCGACGTGCTGATGGGCGCGACGATCACCGCGAATGCGGAACTGCACGCGAAGCTGAAGCTCGCGCGGATGCGCTGCGGCGTCGGCGTGTCGGTCGACGATTGCTCGCTCGTGCTGCGCAGCCTGCCGAGCATGCAGGTGCGTTTCGACGCGCACAGCAAGAGCGCGCTTGCGCTCGCGCAATGGCTGAAGGCGCGGCCGGAGATCGCGGCGGTATTGCACCCGCAGATCGCCGATTGCCCGGGGCACGCGTCGTTCATGCGCGACTTCACCGGCGCGGGCGGGTTGTTCTCGGTGGTGTTCGACGAACGCTACAGCGCGGAGCAGGTCGACCGCTTCGTCGAGTCGCTCGAGCTGTTCGCGATCGGCTGGAGCTGGGGCGGCGCGTGCAGCCTCGCGATGCCTTACGACGTCGCGTCGATGCGCCCGGACTGGGCGCATCGCGGCACGCTGGTGCGTTTCTATGTCGGCCTGGAAGATGAAGCCGACCTGCGCGCGGACATCGAGCGCGCGATGCAGGCCGCACTGGGCTGA